A window from Felis catus isolate Fca126 chromosome B1, F.catus_Fca126_mat1.0, whole genome shotgun sequence encodes these proteins:
- the ADRA1A gene encoding alpha-1A adrenergic receptor isoform X5 yields the protein MVFLSGNASDSSNCTHPQAPVNISKAILLGVILGGLIIFGVLGNILVILSVACHRHLHSVTHYYIVNLAVADLLLTSTVLPFSAIFEILGYWAFGRVFCNIWAAVDVLCCTASIMGLCIISIDRYIGVSYPLRYPTIVTQKRGLMALLCVWALSLVISIGPLFGWRQPAPEDETICQITEEPGYVLFSALGSFYVPLTIILVMYCRVYVVAKRESRGLKSGLKTDKSDSEQVTLRIHRKNAPVGGSGVSSAKNKTHFSVRLLKFSREKKAAKTLGIVVGCFVLCWLPFFLVMPIGLSSSSAERQDPLG from the coding sequence ATGGTGTTTCTCTCTGGGAATGCCTCCGACAGTTCCAACTGCACCCATCCGCAGGCACCAGTGAACATATCCAAGGCCATTCTGCTCGGGGTGATCTTGGGGGGCCTCATCATTTTCGGTGTGCTGGGCAACATCCTAGTGATCCTCTCCGTGGCCTGCCACCGGCATCTGCACTCGGTCACTCACTACTACATCGTCAACCTGGCGGTGGCCGACCTCCTCCTCACCTCCACGGTGTTGCCCTTCTCTGCCATCTTTGAGATCCTGGGCTACTGGGCCTTTGGCAGGGTTTTCTGCAATATCTGGGCGGCGGTGGACGTCCTGTGCTGCACCGCGTCCATCATGGGACTCTGCATCATCTCCATCGACCGCTACATCGGTGTGAGCTACCCGCTGCGCTACCCCACCATCGTCACCCAGAAGAGGGGTCTCATGGCCCTGCTCTGTGTCTGGGCGCTCTCCCTCGTCATCTCCATCGGGCCTCTGTTTGGCTGGAGGCAGCCGGCCCCTGAAGACGAGACCATCTGCCAGATCACCGAGGAGCCGGGCTACGTGCTCTTCTCGGCCCTGGGCTCCTTCTACGTGCCACTGACCATCATCCTGGTCATGTACTGCCGGGTCTACGTGGTGGCCAAGAGGGAAAGCCGGGGCCTCAAGTCCGGCCTCAAGACTGACAAGTCGGACTCGGAGCAGGTGACGCTCCGCATCCATCGGAAAAATGCCCCGGTAGGAGGCAGCGGGGTGTCCAGCGCCAAGAACAAGACGCACTTCTCCGTGAGGCTCCTCAAGTTTTCCCGGGAGAAGAAAGCGGCCAAAACACTGGGCATCGTGGTCGGCTGCTTCGTCCTCTGCTGGCTGCCTTTTTTCCTAGTGATGCCCATTG